The following coding sequences lie in one Silene latifolia isolate original U9 population chromosome 5, ASM4854445v1, whole genome shotgun sequence genomic window:
- the LOC141656915 gene encoding uncharacterized protein LOC141656915 codes for MKSAQAWFTGGDETLPTTAPSSTKPSTSLLADWNSYASSQDTVSGSGDFSSALGFDIESAVRSANDTVSGTFTSVTKGVRELPGSLQSATSNVPSGKALMYFGLLLAAGVFFVFIAFTMFLPVMVLMPQKFAICFTLGCGFIVGSFFALRGPSNQLAHMSTKERLPFSLGMLCCMVGTIYVSMVLHSYILSVLFSVLQVLALTYYAISYFPGGSTGMKFLTSALTSSVMRLFGR; via the exons ATGAAATCGGCACAAGCATGGTTTACCGGCGGCGACGAGACGTTACCAACTACTGCGCCTTCTTCGACGAAACCGTCAACTTCACTGTTAGCTGATTGGAATTCATATGCTTCTTCTCAAGATACCGTCTCCGGCTCCGGTGATTTCTCTTCCGCTTTAGGTTTTGATATTGAATCCGCTGTCCGATCTGCTAATGACACCGTTTCCGGCACTTTCACCTC AGTTACTAAAGGGGTAAGAGAATTGCCTGGTAGTCTGCAATCTGCCACCAGTAATGTACCATCAGGAAAAGCGTtgatgtattttgggttgttacTAGCTGCTGGGGTATTCTTCGTCTTCATTGCTTTCACCATGTTCCTTCCTGTCATGGTGTTGATGCCTCAAAAATTTGCTATATGTTTCACCCTTGGGTGTGGCTTCATTGTGGGATCATTCTTTGCGCTAAGAGGTCCATCTAACCAGTTAGCTCACATGTCAACAAAAGAG AGACTTCCTTTCTCACTGGGAATGCTTTGCTGTATGGTTGGCACCATCTATGTGTCCATGGTGCTGCATAGCTACATCTTGTCTGTTCTTTTTTCTGTTTTACAG GTCCTTGCTCTCACATACTACGCCATTTCCTACTTCCCTGGTGGTTCAACCGGGATGAAATTCCTCACGTCTGCTCTAACTTCATCCGTAATGAGATTATTCGGGAGATGA
- the LOC141656917 gene encoding disease resistance protein RPM1-like, protein MGDVYGVIQVVLGTLTPIVSGEISLLSGLKDDVNAIKDELQRIAVFLKNAEERTEGDDDAKEWVRQVRLLAYDIEDAIERYQLYLKESAYSKTKQFLSFEVRSMASNIKGLRERVLYYAKTKDSYRSFDGGSGSGSSQGKVQLSPQEKLTTSYFLCTANVGADHVGDDVAKREITELFKLRKVDLTPSIIAVVGMRGLGKTTVVTSVYHDKILRSHFPLRAWIPVSPPKRHSDILRSMLLQFTDATQVRNISEVGSMDKKSLVRVLRNYLKDKRYMVVFDDVQEADTELPTYVKTVLPFNDKGSKIILTTRYENVAYTWLDGATDGLYKLKPLPSEKAWELFCRKTFHKSGGNCPSSLKDLARGIVRKCGGLPPAIISISRLLSAKADDMEEWERVGQSLGFYLANNRQLSGVQKTFMQNYYDLPFYLKPCFLYFGMFPKGQPISRMRLIRLWIAEGFIIQTRGSLTLEEVAQEYVSELINMSMIEVKSTDPSGKVRSLGLQSEFLHEMILAKLEELSFCKILSKDDPVGNVKSRRLSIHEDHNSNAPEFLGSITQGQSSIRSLFVIEVKLEVMPMVFDKAFFKSTNLLKVLDLFNAPIDVIPREIGMLLNLRYLSLRCTRVSALPSTIGKLENLQTLDLKQTFISNLPKEINQLRKLRHLLGYYYEYDFGFCGHCLNINGVTIPEGSLGKCLELQKLGFLDLNLGHRTWATELRCLTKLRKLGIIGLRMNESEALCSVIDVMKHLQSFTIFAISKTETIDLGKVTSPPMALKHLCLNGRLAVFPTWVYELHSLVKIRLRWSNLHVDPLETLQLLPNLVELQLVEAYVGEKLAIASYGFQKLKILHLLDLHGLKSLSMSKGALPLLEEMSIGESRNLQVPTHIKYLYSLKTLNFYNMPSYFTNLILPGERYYSIVKHVPNVYCHTKHPKGYWQAYTIR, encoded by the coding sequence ATGGGAGATGTTTACGGCGTAATTCAGGTTGTTCTTGGAACATTAACACCAATTGTTAGCGGCGAAATTTCATTACTCTCTGGGCTTAAAGATGACGTAAATGCTATCAAGGATGAGTTGCAAAGAATTGCAGTATTTCTAAAGAACGCGGAAGAGCGAACTGAAGGAGATGACGATGCTAAAGAGTGGGTGAGACAAGTTAGACTATTGGCGTATGATATAGAGGATGCCATTGAACGTTACCAGCTATACTTGAAAGAAAGTGCGTATTCTAAAACCAAACAATTTCTCTCTTTTGAAGTCCGAAGTATGGCTTCTAACATCAAAGGCTTGCGGGAAAGAGTCCTCTATTACGCCAAGACGAAAGATTCTTACAGATCTTTTGATGGTGGTAGTGGGAGTGGGTCGTCGCAAGGGAAAGTACAATTGAGCCCTCAAGAGAAACTAACCACGTCTTACTTTTTATGTACCGCTAATGTGGGTGCTGATCATGTTGGAGATGATGTCGCTAAAAGGGAAATAACCGAGTTATTCAAATTACGGAAGGTTGATTTGACACCTTCGATAATAGCCGTGGTTGGTATGAGAGGACTAGGAAAGACAACTGTTGTTACCAGTGTTTACCATGATAAGATCTTGAGGTCTCACTTTCCTCTTCGTGCCTGGATTCCAGTATCACCTCCTAAACGACATAGCGACATTTTAAGGAGCATGCTTTTGCAGTTTACGGATGCAACTCAAGTTCGAAATATCAGTGAAGTCGGCTCTATGGATAAAAAGTCCCTGGTACGAGTTCTTCGAAACTATTTGAAAGATAAAAGGTACATGGTTGTTTTTGATGATGTTCAAGAAGCGGACACAGAGTTGCCAACTTATGTCAAAACCGTGTTACCTTTTAACGATAAAGGAAGCAAAATAATTCTAACTACACGCTATGAGAATGTAGCTTATACATGGTTAGATGGAGCTACTGATGGTTTGTACAAACTCAAACCACTACCTTCAGAAAAGGCATGGGAACTTTTCTGCAGGAAGACATTTCACAAGTCAGGAGGAAATTGCCCGTCATCTTTAAAGGACTTGGCTCGTGGGATCGTAAGAAAGTGTGGCGGCTTACCTCCAGCAATAATCTCTATAAGTAGGCTTCTTTCGGCTAAAGCGGATGATATGGAGGAATGGGAAAGGGTAGGTCAAAGCCTTGGGTTTTATTTAGCTAACAACCGTCAGCTATCAGGGGTTCAGAAAACCTTTATGCAAAATTATTATGATTTGCCCTTTTACCTTAAGCCTTGCTTTTTGTACTTTGGGATGTTTCCGAAAGGGCAACCGATTAGTCGAATGAGATTAATTCGGTTATGGATAGCAGAGGGGTTTATCATTCAAACAAGAGGGAGTTTAACCCTTGAAGAAGTTGCACAAGAATATGTGTCTGAGCTTATTAATATGAGTATGATTGAAGTGAAGTCCACTGATCCTTCGGGAAAAGTTCGAAGCTTGGGTTTACAAAGTGAATTCCTTCATGAAATGATTTTAGCCAAGTTGGAAGAATTGAGCTTTTGCAAAATCCTCTCAAAGGATGACCCGGTTGGCAACGTAAAATCTAGGCGTTTGTCAATTCACGAGGATCACAACTCCAATGCTCCTGAATTCTTGGGCAGTATAACCCAAGGCCAATCAAGCATTCGTAGTCTTTTCGTAATTGAGGTAAAACTAGAAGTCATGCCGATGGTGTTTGACAAAGCATTCTTTAAGAGTACTAACCTGTTGAAAGTGCTTGATCTGTTTAATGCTCCGATAGACGTTATTCCGAGAGAAATAGGGATGCTACTCAACTTACGTTACTTAAGCTTGAGATGCACACGAGTTTCAGCGCTACCAAGTACTATTGGTAAGCTTGAGAATCTCCAAACATTGGATTTGAAGCAAACCTTTATTTCCAACCTCCCCAAGGAAATAAACCAACTTCGAAAGTTACGACATCTTCTTGGATACTATTATGAGTATGATTTTGGGTTTTGTGGTCACTGCTTAAATATTAACGGAGTGACGATACCAGAGGGGTCACTGGGGAAATGTTTGGAACTTCAAAAGCTCGGGTTTTTGGATTTGAATCTTGGACATAGAACGTGGGCCACGGAGTTGAGATGTTTGACAAagttaagaaagcttggaatcaTCGGTCTCAGGATGAATGAAAGTGAGGCTTTATGTTCTGTGATTGATGTGATGAAACATCTTCAATCATTCACCATATTTGCAATAAGCAAGACAGAAACTATTGATCTAGGGAAGGTCACATCTCCTCCTATGGCGCTGAAGCATCTATGCTTAAACGGGCGCTTAGCCGTATTTCCCACTTGGGTATATGAGCTTCATAGCCTAGTAAAAATTCGTCTAAGGTGGTCTAATCTTCATGTCGATCCTCTCGAGACTCTACAATTGTTACCTAATTTGGTGGAGCTTCAACTGGTTGAGGCATATGTTGGGGAAAAGTTGGCAATTGCAAGTTATGGATTTCAGAAACTTAAGATATTGCATCTCTTGGACTTGCACGGTCTGAAGTCCTTGTCTATGTCGAAAGGAGCTTTGCCTCTTCTCGAGGAGATGTCGATTGGTGAAAGCAGGAATTTACAAGTGCCTACCCACATCAAGTACCTTTACAGTTTGAAAACACTCAACTTCTATAATATGCCATCATATTTCACTAATCTCATTCTACCCGGGGAGCGGTATTATTCCATTGTCAAGCATGTGCCGAATGTCTATTGCCATACCAAGCATCCCAAAGGTTATTGGCAAGCATACACTATTCGATGA
- the LOC141656916 gene encoding disease resistance protein RPM1-like, with product MGDVDGLVKAVIETLTPVVSGEISLLSGLKDDVNAIKNELQRIAVFLKNAEERAEGDEDAKEWVRQVRMLAYDIEDAIERYQLFLKETAYSRTKQYLSLEVRSMASTIKGLRETALHLAKTKESYNLKRPNEQQGQVQSSAQEKLTTSYFLCTMSADHIGDDVAKREIFELLKLQEVKSTPSIIAVVGMRGLGKTTVVTSVYHDKMLKSHFTLRAWIPASPPKRHSDILRSMLLQFTDATQVPNISEIGSMDKRSLILLLRNYLKDKRYMIVFDDVQEGDTELSTYVKNVLPFNDKGSKILLTTRYENVAYTWLDGATDGLYKLKPLPFEKAWELFCKKTFHKSGGSCPSYLKDLANGIVRKCGGLPPAIISLSRLLSGKVDDIEEWEKVGQSLGFYLATNPQLSAVHKTLMQNYYDLPFYLKPCFLYFGMFPKGQPISRMRLIRLWIAEGFIIQTRGSLTFEEVAQEYVSELINMSMIEVKSTDPSGKIRSLGLVSEFLHEMILAKLEELSFCKILSKNDLVGNEKSRRLSIHGDHNSNASEFLDSITQGQSSIRSLFVIEVKLEVMPMVFNEAFFKSTNLLKVLDLFNAPIDVIPREIGMLLNLRYLSLRCTRVSALPGTIGKLENLQTLDLKQTFISDLPKEINQLRNLRHLLGYYYENDFGFCGHCLNVNGVTIPEGSLGKCLELQKLGFLDLRLGHSNWASELRCLTKLRKLGIIGLRKNESNALCSVIDEMKHLQSFTIFARSKTEIIDLGKVTSPPMMLKHLCLNGPLAVFPTWVYELHGLVKLRLRWSNLHVDPLGTLQLLPNLVELQLVEAYVGENLAIASYGFQKLKILHLLDLHALKSLSMSKGALPLLEEMSIGESRNLQVPSDIKYLHTLKTLNFYNMPSHFTNLILPGQPCNSVVNHVPNVYCHTKHPKGYWQAYTIR from the exons ATGGGAGATGTTGACGGCCTAGTTAAGGCGGTTATTGAAACATTAACACCAGTGGTTAGTGGCGAAATTTCATTACTCTCTGGGCTCAAAGATGATGTAAATGCTATCAAGAATGAGCTGCAAAGAATCGCAGTATTTCTAAAGAACGCGGAAGAGCGAGCTGAAGGAGACGAAGATGCCAAAGAGTGGGTGAGACAAGTGAGAATGTTGGCGTACGATATAGAGGATGCCATTGAACGTTACCAACTATTTTTGAAAGAAACTGCGTATTCTAGAACCAAACAATATCTCTCTTTAGAAGTTCGAAGTATGGCTTCTACCATCAAAGGCTTGCGGGAAACAGCACTTCATCTCGCCAAAACAAAAGAATCTTATAACCTCAAGCGTCCAAATGAGCAGCAAGGGCAAGTTCAATCGAGTGCTCAAGAAAAACTAACCACGTCTTACTTTTTATGTACGATGAGTGCTGACCATATTGGAGATGATGTCGCAAAAAGGGAAATATTCGAGTTACTTAAATTACAAGAAGTCAAATCGACCCCTTCGATAATAGCCGTAGTTGGTATGAGAGGACTAGGAAAGACAACGGTTGTTACCAGTGTTTACCATGATAAAATGTTGAAGTCTCACTTTACACTTCGAGCTTGGATTCCAGCGTCACCACCTAAACGACATAGTGACATTTTAAGGAGCATGCTTTTGCAGTTTACGGATGCAACCCAAGTTCCTAATATCAGTGAAATCGGCTCTATGGATAAAAGGTCCCTGATATTACTGCTTCGAAACTATTTGAAAGATAAAAG GTACATGATTGTTTTTGATGATGTTCAAGAAGGGGACACGGAGTTGTCAACTTATGTCAAAAACGTGTTACCTTTTAACGATAAAGGAAGCAAAATACTTCTAACTACACGCTATGAGAATGTAGCTTATACATGGTTAGATGGAGCTACTGATGGTTTGTACAAACTCAAACCACTACCTTTTGAAAAGGCATGGGAACTTTTCTGCAAGAAGACATTTCATAAGTCAGGAGGAAGTTGCCCTTCATATTTAAAGGACTTGGCTAATGGGATCGTAAGGAAATGTGGCGGGTTGCCTCCAGCCATAATCTCTTTGAGTAGGCTTCTTTCGGGTAAGGTAGATGACATCGAAGAATGGGAAAAGGTAGGTCAAAGCCTTGGGTTTTATTTAGCTACAAATCCTCAGCTATCTGCGGTTCACAAAACCTTAATGCAAAATTATTATGATTTGCCCTTTTACCTTAAGCCTTGTTTTTTGTACTTTGGTATGTTTCCAAAAGGGCAACCGATTAGTCGAATGAGACTAATTCGGTTATGGATAGCAGAGGGGTTCATTATTCAAACAAGAGGGAGTTTAACCTTTGAAGAAGTTGCGCAAGAATATGTGTCTGAGCTTATCAATATGAGTATGATCGAAGTGAAGTCCACTGATCCTTCGGGAAAAATAAGAAGCTTGGGTTTAGTAAGTGAATTCCTTCATGAAATGATTTTAGCCAAGTTGGAAGAGTTAAGCTTTTGCAAAATCCTTTCTAAGAACGACCTAGTTGGCAACGAAAAATCTAGGCGTTTGTCCATTCACGGGGATCACAACTCCAATGCTAGTGAATTCTTGGACAGTATAACCCAAGGCCAATCAAGCATTCGTAGTCTATTTGTAATTGAGGTAAAACTAGAAGTCATGCCTATGGTGTTCAACGAAGCATTCTTTAAGAGTACTAACCTGTTGAAAGTGCTTGATCTGTTTAATGCTCCTATAGATGTTATTCCGAGAGAAATAGGGATGTTACTCAACTTACGTTACTTAAGTTTGAGATGCACACGAGTTTCAGCATTACCAGGTACTATTGGTAAGCTTGAGAATCTCCAAACATTAGATTTGAAGCAAACCTTTATTTCTGACCTCCCGAAAGAAATAAACCAACTTCGAAATTTACGACATCTTCTTGGATACTATTATGAGAATGATTTTGGGTTTTGTGGTCATTGCTTAAATGTTAATGGAGTGACAATACCAGAAGGGTCACTTGGGAAATGTTTGGAACTTCAAAAGCTCGGGTTTCTGGATTTGAGACTTGGACATAGTAATTGGGCCTCGGAGTTGAGATGTTTGACAAAGTTAAGAAAGTTAGGAATCATCGGTCTCAGGAAGAATGAAAGTAATGCTTTATGTTCTGTGATTGATGAGATGAAACATCTTCAATCATTCACCATATTTGCAAGAAGCAAGACTGAAATAATTGATCTAGGGAAAGTCACATCTCCTCCTATGATGCTTAAACATCTATGCTTAAACGGGCCCTTAGCCGTATTTCCCACTTGGGTATATGAGCTTCATGGCCTTGTAAAACTTCGTCTTAGGTGGTCGAATCTTCATGTCGATCCTCTTGGGACATTACAATTACTACCTAATTTGGTGGAGCTTCAACTGGTTGAGGCATATGTTGGGGAAAACTTAGCAATTGCAAGTTACGGATTTCAGAAACTTAAGATATTGCATCTCTTGGACCTGCACGCTCTGAAGTCCTTGTCTATGTCAAAAGGAGCTTTACCTCTTCTGGAGGAGATGTCGATTGGCGAAAGCAGGAATCTACAAGTACCTTCCGACATCAAGTACCTTCACACTTTGAAAACACTCAACTTCTATAATATGCCATCACATTTCACTAATCTCATTCTGCCTGGACAACCCTGTAATTCCGTCGTCAATCATGTGCCGAATGTCTATTGTCATACCAAGCACCCTAAAGGTTATTGGCAAGCTTACACTATTCGATGA